CAGTCCCCGAACGGCCGGCCGAAAGCCATGCGGCCCAACAAGCAGCGCACGCGCACTGGGCCTCCGCGCGCCGTGCGGACACGCACGCAagacgcacgcacgcacgcacgacGCACGCGCGGGGCCCAGGCCGCGGCCCGGGGCAGGGGCGCCGAGGCCGCCGCAGAGGCCGCTGGGAGGCGCCCGTTGAGGCCCTGCGCGGCCGGCGCGCTCATTCACCTATAGTAAAAGACATCCCTGTGGCCGGCGGACAGCCCCGACCTTCTGGGCACTTcttccctctcccagccctgcGGGAGCGCCGGGCACTCCCACCTCTTCCGCTCCATTGCGCCCGGGTCCTCGGCCCGCCGCCgggcccgccgccgccgccgccgccgcccggacCCCCGCTCGCCGCCGCCGCCTCAGCTGCCTccgctgccgctgccgccgccgccgccacttGCCGCGGCTGTTCCGGCCCGCGGGCCCCCGCCCTCCGCCCCCAGCCGGGCGCGCGCCGGCTTTGCCGCCCTCTCGGCCCCCTCCCCGCGCTCGCCAGCCCCCGCTCGGGGGGCCCGCTCCGCCCACCCGCCCGCGCGGGGCGCCGCGGTGCGCAGCCGCGGCGCCAGGCCCCCGCCCCCCTACGACCCCGCCAATCAGCGCTCTGGGAGGGGCGGGCCCTCGAGCGGCGTGCGCGCCTGCGCCCTGGGCCTTGAGAGCTGCTAGTGCCCAGCAGCTGTGCCCGGAGCCCGCGCAGCTCCGTTCACTGTGCCCTGTCTCCCCCGGCCGCATGGTGCGCGTGCGCGGGGACATGCTTTCGGACTAGTGGGGTCCTTTCCCCCGACCTTTCTCCAGCCCAAGTCTTGGGGACTCTGGCCCAGTGACTGGACCCAGTGACCCGCCCTCCTGGTCTCCCAGCTTCCGAGCTTTTTACGAGCGTCCAAATCTGGGGGACTTCCCGCGTGACCACCCCCTCCATGCCCCCAAGTTCCCtccagtagctttttttttttttgagacggggtctctgtcacccaggctggagtgcagaggcgcgatcttggctcactgtagcctccgcctcctgggttcaagctgttctgcctcagcctcccaagtagctggttcCACggacggctaatttttgtatttttagtagagacggggtttcaccatattggacaggctggactcgaactccttacttcaggtgatcagcccacctcggcctcccaaattgctgggattacaggcgtgagccaccgcgccccgcccagCTGCTTTTTGACCCCTCAAAATCCAGGAATCTGAGCCCCCCCCCCTCCCCGACCACCCCCTGCACCTTAGTCCAGCCACCATCTCTGGCCAGGAGAGTTCCAGGACCTTCCTGCGGAATCGCCCACCCCCTGTTGTCTCCCCTTAACCCCTTCCCCAACCAGCCAGAGGGATCCTGAAATGGAAACGGGTGGGCTGCCCCCCATCAGTTCCCCCTGATAGCATCGCTCCCAAGGCTAGGGCTGGGCAGGCCTGCACAGGTGTTCAAGGACTGAGTCTAGCTGCTGTGCTCCCCTGCCTCCAGCTGGAGAAACTGTCCTGGTTCTAAGGACTCCTTTGTTGTCACTGGGTCCACCCAATCTGGGATGCTCTCCCGTCTGAAGATCTCATCCCATTTTCAAAGTCCCTTTAGCTGCAGGTTCCAGGGAGTAGGACAGGCACATTCATTTACTGATTGATTGACTGACtgactgagacagagtctcgctctgttgcccaggctcgagtgcaatggcgtgatctcggctcactgcaacctctacctcccgggttcaagcgattctgcctcagcctcctgagtagctgggattacaggggctcgccaccacacccggctaatttttttgaatttttagaaaagatgggatttcaccttgttggccagctggtttcaaactcctgatctcaagtgatccgcccacctcggcctccctaagtgctggggttacaggtgtgagccacagcggcCGACGGAACGGGCACGTTTTCGGGATGTTGTGCTGACCACAGAAGCACTGAATAAAtcaggatggatgggtggatgatggtCGGATGCCCCGCTCACCCCACCTCGTGGTGAGGTGAGGTGAGGTGAGACAGCCAGCTCTGTCTCCTGAGCAGCTCAGTAGCTGGTTACTGGCCTGAGACTGAGACCCCATAGCATTGGGCTGCCATGGAAGCATCAGTGCTCCCAAGGACAGGAAAGTCTATGTCGTGGACTCAGAGCCAGGCACTTACACCCCAGAACCAGCCGTGGTACTTGACTAGGGCAGCCAGCGCCAGGCCTGCCCCCATGCAAGGGagattattattatgttttgagacagggtttcactttgttgcctaggctggagtgcagtggcgtgatcttggctcactgtaacctcctgagctcaagcaatctgcctgcctcagcctcccaaagcgctgggatcacaagcgtgagccaccacgcccggctgggagattatttatttatttattttttaatttaattttttaattttttttttttttttttgagatggagttttgctcttgttgcccaggctggagtgcaatggcgtgatctccgctcactgcaacccccgcctcccgacttcaagcgattctcctgcctcagccttccaagtagctgggattacaggcacctgccaccatgcccggctaattttgtattttcagtagagacggggtttctccatgttggtcaggctggtctcaaactcccaacctcaggtgatccgcctgcctcagcctcccaaagtcctgggattacaggcatgagccaccgcgcctggccacaattattttttaaattatgctatGATTGtgacaatgcactccagcctgggtggtagagcgagaccttgtctaaaataagtaagtaaataaaatagtctttaaaatggccaattccaggctgggtgtggcggctgcATACCAATGTGAATGTATTAAAACACTccattgtacacttgaaaatggttaattttatgttatgtgaatttcacctcaataacaaaaaaaaatgacctggGACATATCAAATGCACACAGGAGCCCATCTGGAAGGGGCTCACGATGGCCAAACAGAGAGGACAACTTGAGCAACaaaattaaagtttataaatGATTTACAGTCTGTAGAAAAAATGTcatcaaggccgggtgcggtggctcacgcctgtaatcccagcactttgggaggccgaggcgggtggatcacaaggtcaggagatagagaccatcctggctaacacggtgaaaccccatgtctactaaaaaatacaaaaaattagctgggcgtggtggcgggcgcctgtattcccagctactcgggaggctgaggcaggagactcgcttgaacccgggaggcagaggttgcagcgagccgagatttcaccactgcactccagcctgggcaacagagcgagactctgtctcaaaaaaaaaaaaaaaaaaaaaaaagaaaaaaaaaaaaggaaaaagaaaaaatgtcctcGAGTGGATGCTGGtagaaataaatgactgaataaatggcTAATGGGGCCAAGAGACTGCTCCTCTTTACAGCGGAGTCCAGTGACTCAGCGTGGCAATAAACACAGGACCCCATCCGCCAGGCTGGCTCCTATCACCTCCTGGGCTGGCGAGGGCCTCAGTGCCACCATGCTGAAGTCTCTGCCTTCCCTTCCAGAACTTAAGTGCCAGGACAGTAGATACACAAATAGGCAGGGGAAGCTCATTGCTACTGGGGTCTGGTAACATACAGATTCAGGGCTCAAGTCacacaatttcttttttgagacagggtctcactctgccacccagtctggagtgcagtggcacaatcacggctcactgcagcctcaaacttttgggctccagcaatcctctcaccgtgccctcccaaagtgctgggattacaggtgtgggccactacaCTTAGCCtgcagacaattttttttttattttttattttttgagacagagtctggctctgtcacccaggctggagtgcagtggtgcgtgagacaccacacacagacccctggccaatgtttttttaaaaatcagaacaaaatctggcagggcacagtggctcccgcctgtaatcccagcactttgggaggccgaggtgggcaatcacctgaggtcatttcaagactagcctggccaacatggcaaaaccccatctctactaaaaatacaaaaattagcagggcgtggtggcaggcacctgtaatcccaggcagaagaatcgcttgaaccctgaaggcagaggttgcagtgagccaagatcatgccactgcactccaacctgggtgacagagtgagactccatctccaaaaataaataaataaataggcttggtgcagtggctcacagctgttaatcccagcactttgggaggctgaggcaggtggatcacctgaggtcaggagttcaagagcaacctggccaacatggtgaaaccccatctctactaaaaatacaaaaaattagccaggtgtggtggtggcacacctgtaatcccagctcctctggaggctgaggcagaagaatcgcttggacccaggaggcggaggttgcagtgagccaagagcgtgccacggcactccagcctgggcgatagagcaagactgtctttaaaaaaaaaaataagtaaaataaatttcttttgtttgagccaTGCaaaatctgtggtattttgttatggcagccctagcaaactgatATAATAGCTATTTCCATCAACACACTTATGTATGCAGACAGTAtgtctaggattttttttttttgagtctcactctgttgcccaagctagagtgcagtggtgcaatctcggctcagagattggcaaaagctggaaaaaacTGGGCAGCTGTATCAGGGAGTGTGACTTTGTACCATATTCTCTTTTTATacctgttcatttttattttttcatttttttctttctatcagAAACAGGGGCCTCTTTGTTACCCAGGTTAGTACTGaattcctggttcaagtgatgccccttcctcagcctcccaaagtgttgggattgtaggcatgagccaccactcccagcctgttCATTTCTGTACCCCTAATGTGACAGTTTGAAATGTCTACCAATTCTGATATTCTTCCCTTCAAAACACAGAACCTCATTCTCCTCCCTTTGCATGTGGGCTGGACCTCGGGGGCTTGCTTCTGATAAACACGGTGTGGCAGAAGTGGCCACGTGAGACTTCTCAGGGTGGGTCATGAAAGCACTGTcgctttctccttcctctccattGGTTCACTTGCTCTGGGGAAGGCAGAGGCCATGCTGTGAGGATGTTCAAGCAGCTTTGTGTAGGGGCCCCCATGGGAAGGAACTGTGGCTGTCACCGACAGCCACGTGAGGGCACTGGCTTGGAAGTGGCTCCAGCCCTAGTTGAGCCTTCCTCAGACGAAGTGGCCTTGGCTGATgtcttcactgcaacctcatgagagactgTGCCACAACCACCCAGATACATCACTCCCAAATCCCCGACTGACACAAACTGTGAGATAGTGAATGTtcgttgctttaagccactacgTGTGTGGGTAACTTGTTAAGGCAGCAATGGATAAACATACCACAGATATTacttatgaaacattttaaataagcagTTTCTGTCAGCCATTGGAAAACTCTCCTAGATTTGCAACATTCTGGAGCTGAAAGGACGCCTGGGTCACCTGTGCCACTCCAGCTACAGTCACAGTAACCAAGCCACCAGCATAGATCAACATCCGGGCACGGAGCAGGTTTCAGTGAGGTTTAATGCAACGTGCATTAAAATATCCAAGCTGTTTTCAGAAACATAAGAAATCTGAAGTTGAGCTGTGGATTTCCTCTTGTCCATCCTGAGGCTTGGGCTGCTCCAGATGCAGcagacgctgaggtgggaggagctggCGCCACCAGGCACCTGGAGGGGAGAGCAGACGAGGCAGGGTGAGTAGAAGTGTCccttccaggctgggtgcagtggctcacgcctctaatcccagcactttgggaggccaaggcaggcgcatcacctgaggtcaggagtttgagaccagcctgattaacatggagaaaccccatctctactaaaaatacaaaattagccgggtgtggtggcacatgcctgtaatcccagctacttgggaggctgaggcaggagaatcgcttgaacccaggaggtggaggttgcagtgcgccaagatcgcgacattgcactccagcctgggcaacaagagccaaactctgtctccaaaaaaaaaaaaaaaaaattagctgcgtgtagtggcgggcacctgtagtcccagctacttgggaggctgaggcacaagaatcgcttgaacccggaaggcagagggtgcagtgagctgagatcgcgccaccgtattccagcctgacaacagagcgagactccgtctcaaaaaaaaagaaaaaaaaaagaaatgtccctTCCATATGAAGCTGGCTGTGGAAGTGGCCCAGGACAGCAGCCTGGCAGGAACACCAATGCAGCACAGGCCCCGGGCTCCACACAGTAGGGAGGAACACAGACCGGAGCAGGGCTCTGAGGCCCAGGTTCAAACAGTGGCATGGCCTCAGGCCTCAGGCcagcacctggaaaatggggGTATAAGAGCACGGCCACGTGGGACTGTCATGTGGGCACTGGGCAGATGCCACAGGCACTGTGGTTAAGAGGGCAGCTGGCAAGCTGGAGAAACACGTGGATGCATCCAGGGCCTCATAGGCGCTTGCAAGAGCTCATGGGGTGGCCAGCCACTGTAGGCCAGCCTCCACCTTGCCCGTCTGTCTGTAACATGGGCCCCACGCAGCTCAGGCTGGGTGCATACTGAGATGGAAGCAGGGGCTGCCTCGAAGACTAACTGGGATTGTCCAGAGAGAGGGTAAGGCCCACGCCCCAATCACACAACCCAAGGCTGCGGGGCGGACAGTTCTGTGCCCATGGGCAGGAGATGCCAGAAAGGGCACCCAGGGCGCCACTCAAATGCAGGCCTCTCCAGGGGGAACAGTGAGGCCTGCCGCCCTGGCTCTGGGAGCCTGGAGAACCCACTCTTCGGCCACCATCTGGCCATCATGCAGTCCACCAACCGCAGCCCACTGAAACTTACCAGAGGGGTCTGTGACGGGTTTGTGTAATTAATTATCCTTCTTAAACTTGCCATTGATGTAAGGTACCCAGTCCAGGATCAGCCGCCAATCGGTGGCCCACACCAGCCCCACGGCGCCCACAGAGCCCCACGTGTAGGCCGTCGGGATCCTGCGAGAGGAGAAGGGATGGTCAGGCCTGCTCTGGACGCTTTCTCCAAGACCCTCTCCTGCCTACCCCTGGCCCCCCGTCCTGAGCAGTGATGGCTGAGGCGCGGGCCTGGCACCTGTGCCCGCCCCGTGCTGTGAGCCTTGAGGACTGGCACCAGCAGCACAGGCCCTGTCCACACTGCCGGCTCTCAGGAAGCCAGTAACTGCTCAACGGGCTGCCGCGGTGGGAGCGGAGCTGGGGGGAGGCTGGGCCTGGGGCATGTGTAGGTGTTTGTAAGTTTGCAACCACCGTGATGATGGGTCCGGTCTGCTGCAGTCTGCAGAAATTCATCCATCCCTGCCACAGCTGCAGGActcaggcaggtgccaccatcaCAGTCTCTATTCCCAGGTGAGGACACCAAACAACAGACAGGGCGAGGCCCTcacctgaggccacacagctggcGAGGATCGAGGCCTCCGGTTCCAAGCCCACACTCTTGCCCACCACGGTATGTGCTGTGAGAGCTCCCCTGAGTTGCCTGCGACCAGCAGATTCTAGGAAGGCCCAGCAAGCCCGCCTGCTGGCGTTCACGCCCTCGCAGTGTGAACTTGGGcacaggcttcttttttttttttttttttttgagatggagtctcgctctgttgcccaggctctagagtgcagtggtgggatctcagctcactgcaagctccgcctccagggttcacacctttctcctgcctcagcctcctgagtagctgggactacaggcgcccgtcaccgcacccagctaattttttgcatttttagtagagacggggtttcaccgtgttagccaggatggtctcgatctcctgacctcgtgatctgcccgcctcggcctcccaaagtgctgggattacaggcgtgagctaccgtgcccagccgggCACAGGCTTCTAATGCGCAGAACGCAGCATGAGCAATAGGGCCTCACTGCCGAGGTCAGGTGACAAAAGACTGGCTTCAGGCACGGAGGCTCACAAgaggaatcccagcactttgggaggttgaggcaggaggctcacttgagcctaggagtttgagaccagcctagacaacagagtgagaccccatctctacacaaaattaaaaaaaattagccgggtggggtggcacatgccagtagtcccagctactaggaaagctagggcaggaggatctcttgagcccaggaatcagaggctgcagtgaactgtggcTACACcgctgccttccagcctgggtaaatatgagaccatatctcaaaaaaaattaaaaaagaaaaagaggctgggcgtggtggctcacgcctgtaatcccagcactttgagaggccgaggtgggcagatcacctgaggtcaggagttcaagaccagcctgggaaacatggtgaaaccccgtctctactaaaaatacaaaaattagctgggcatggtggtggatgcctgtaatcccagctacttgggaggctgaggcgggagaatgtcttgaacccaggaggtggaggtggcagtgagccaagattgcaccactgcactgtagcctgggtgaaaaagtgagactccgtctcaaaaaaaaaaaaaaaaaaaaaaaaaaagaaaaagactggctTCCATCCTGGGCGCCTTTGTGCAACCTCTAGCTGCCTCTggagaagccagctgccatgctgtgagcTGCTCTATGAAGGGACCCACGTGGCAGAGAACTGAGGGCAGCCTCCAGCTAAGAAGGAAAtgagggcagggcatggtggctcacacctgtaatcccagcactttgggagggtgaggtgagcggatcatgaggtcaggagatcaggaccatcctggctaacacggtgaaaccccattctactaaaaatataaaaaattagccaggcaacgtggcgggcgcctgtagtcctagctacttgggaggctgaggcaggagaatggcatgaacccgggaggcggagcttgcagtgagcttagatcatgccattgcactccagcctggtgacaaagcgagactccgtctcaaaaaaaaaaggaagaaagaaatgaatccaGCCAACAACCCCGTGAGTGATCTTGGAAATAGATCTGCCCGGTCACACCCTCGGATGAGACTGCAGCCTCACAAGAGAGCCTGAGGAGTCAACTCAGTGCACCCACTGAAACTGTGAGATAAGGAGTATTTGCTAGTTTAAGCGGCTAATTTTGGGAGACCATTTCTTATGCACACAGCACTAGATAACAATTGCAGGTCTCACTGCTGGCCAACAGAGGGCTGAAATTAAAATCCAATTCTGGGcggggtgcagtggttcacacctgtaatcccagcacttccggaggccgagaggggcggatcacctgaggtcaggaattcaagaccagcctggccaacatggtgaaacctcatctctactaaaaatacaaaaactagcccggtgtggtggtgtgcacctgtagtcccagctactggggaggctgaggtgggagaatcacttgaactctgtaggtggaggttgcagtgaaccgagattgtgccactgcactctagctcgggcgacagtgagactctgtatcggaagaaaaaaaaaatccgatTCACCTCCCTGGATCACAGCAAATCACACAGCTGGGATGTTGGGGCGGTAGGGGGTGCTCCTCCTGAAGGCGGATGAAGAAACCCTGCCCACATTGCCCCAAGGGGCCTCATCAGAGACTCTCCAAGTGCAGGCCAGGTGCCCACTCACCAGCTGGGGGCACGCACAGCTGTTCCTGGAACCTGGCTCGGAGGCAGATGCCACCAACAGGGCAGGAATCTTCGCACCTGTGTCTTGATGGCATTCtggataagttatttatttatttatttatttatttatttatttatttagagatagagtctcactctgtcacccaggctggagtgcaatgacgtgatctcagttcacggcaacccc
This portion of the Pongo abelii isolate AG06213 chromosome 20, NHGRI_mPonAbe1-v2.0_pri, whole genome shotgun sequence genome encodes:
- the UQCR gene encoding cytochrome b-c1 complex subunit 10, with the protein product MVTRFLGPRYRQMVKNWIPTAYTWGSVGAVGLVWATDWRLILDWVPYINGKFKKDN